In the Juglans microcarpa x Juglans regia isolate MS1-56 chromosome 6D, Jm3101_v1.0, whole genome shotgun sequence genome, one interval contains:
- the LOC121234212 gene encoding S phase cyclin A-associated protein in the endoplasmic reticulum-like isoform X2 encodes MENSGEAVDDQGSGWFQVKKKHRSSSKFSLQSWVGGFSGKNPSNFLHSQPSLNENNGNSRGKRRSQLPKAGGNNAVGSQSSVINSIPVLDEDKKGVLFLDKCVVQQDKESTNLLPLPVANLNGGTGDIEKTTQKDKPDVVHKIKWGDLEDDALLLHHENADGADADICGNEVSEKNCISVEDAEVPIANDQKLDPDDEVSNCKDIHTEHVKSVNGDLSSTGFSCAEVVGIEFNLQAPDIIPDADDTDSSEIPVTSGGSSAAAIDQNAELFPPKKSGSEISGDSTVTDPIEDQGAPSEDTIQDDSSSMQIGNSLGECQTGESKERFRQRLWCFLFENLNRAVDELYLLCELECDVEQMKEAILVLEEAASDFKELNARVEEFENVKRSSPQLIDGAPITLKSDHRRPHALSWEVRRMTTSTHKAEILSSSLEAFKKIQKERASMCTSNDAKILGSECYFQSGDNLNKSSEKTDATPNARDSQIKSRRQSASTDFIQGNITGEKRNIESGRSCKVNLVQNGRVPPHNSSFSEFSSSRPPPRDISAAFTAGKSKREQPGPDADRFLSKKEKNLAESVVEKNSKSTDHFKRQIPLSEKEKEKERRNAAPWKSMDAWKEKRNWEEILSSPFRVSTRVSHSPGMSRKSAERARILRDKLMSPEKKKKKAAIDLKKEAEEKHARAMRIRSELENERVQKLQRNSEKLNRVNEWQAVRNMKLREGMFARHQRGESRHEAFLAQVVKRAGDESSKVNEVRFITSLNEENKKLILRQKLHDSELRRAEKLQVIKTKQKEDMAREEAVLERRKLIEAEKLQRLAETQRKKEEAQIRREEERKASSAAREARAMEQLRRKEERVKAQQEEAELMAQKLAERLSESEQRRKFYLEQIRERASMDFRDQPSPLSRRSVIKDGQGRVNEDYQANIITGLGGSALAMGNVTMQHSLKRRIKRIRQRLMALKYEFPEPPVGAENAGIGYRTAVGTARMKIGRWLQELQRLRQARKEGAASIGLIIAEMIKYLEGKDPELQASRQAGLLDFIASALPASHTSKPEACQVTIHLLKLLRVVLSVAANRSYFLAQNLLPQSSQCYQLHLRTI; translated from the exons AAGCATAGAAGTAGTTCAAAGTTCTCTCTACAGAGTTGGGTTGGGGGATTCTCAGGAAAGAATCCTTCGAATTTTTTGCATTCTCAGCCCTCATTGAatgaaaataatggaaattCAAGAGGTAAGCGCAGATCCCAGCTTCCCAAGGCAGGGGGAAATAATGCTGTAGGAAGCCAAAGTAGTGTTATAAATTCTATTCCTGTCCTGGATGAAGACAAAAAAGGCGTGCTCTTTCTTGACAAATGTGTAGTCCAACAAGATAAGGAGTCTACTAATTTGCTTCCATTGCCTGTTGCAAATTTGAATGGTGGAACTGGAGATATTGAGAAAACTACTCAAAAAGACAAGCCTGATGTTGTTCACAAAATCAAGTGGGGTGATCTAGAGGATGATGCTTTGCTCCTGCATCATGAAAACGCTGATGGAGCAG ATGCAGATATATGTGGAAATGAGGTTTCTGAAAAGAACTGTATATCTGTAGAAGATGCAGAAGTACCGATTGCGAATGATCAAAAGCTTGATCCAGATGATGAAGTTTCGAACTGCAAGGATATACACACTGAACACGTGAAATCTGTAAATGGTGATCTTTCTAgtactggattttcatgtgctGAAGTGGTAGGTATAGAGTTCAACCTTCAGGCACCTGACATTATACCTGACGCAGATGACACAGATAGTTCTGAAATACCGGTGACAAGCGGGGGTTCAAGCGCGGCAGCAATTGACCAAAATGCTGAGTTATTTCCACCCAAAAAGAGTGGATCTGAAATATCAGGAGACTCTACTGTCACAGACCCTATTGAAGATCAAGGGGCTCCATCGGAAGATACAATACAGGATGATAGTTCAAGCATGCAGATTGGGAATTCCCTTGGAGAATGTCAAACGGGTGAAAGCAAAGAAAGGTTTAGGCAGCGACTTTGGTGCTTTCTCTTTGAGAATCTTAATAGGGCTGTAGACGAACTTTATCTTCTGTGTGAACTAGAATGTGATGTAGAACAGATGAAAGAGGCCATTCTTGTTCTTGAAGAGGCTGCATCTGATTTTAAAGAACTAAATGCTAGAGTGGAGGAGTTTGAGAATGTGAAGAGGTCCTCTCCTCAGCTAATTGATGGGGCACCAATCACATTGAAGAGTGACCATCGCAGGCCACACGCCCTTTCATGGGAG GTACGAAGAATGACGACTTCAACACACAAAGCAGAGATACTGTCATCATCTCTTGAGGcttttaagaaaattcaaaaagaaagagcTAGTATGTGCACATCTAATGATGCAAAAATCCTTGGGTCTGAGTGTTATTTTCAGTCTGGTGATAATCTGAATAAATCATCTGAGAAAACTGATGCAACACCCAATGCTAGAGACTCGCAAATAAAGTCAAGAAGACAGAGTGCAAGTACAGATTTCATTCAGGGAAATATTACTGGGGAAAAGCGGAATATTGAGTCAGGCAGGTCTTGCAAAGTAAACTTAGTACAAAATGGACGTGTCCCTCCCCATAACTCATCCTTTTCTGAATTTAGTTCCTCTAGGCCACCTCCTAGGGATATTTCTGCTGCTTTTACTGCTGGAAAGAGTAAGAGAGAACAACCTGGACCTGATGCAGATAGGTttctttctaaaaaagaaaagaatttggCAGAAAGTGTTGttgaaaaaaattccaaatctACAGATCATTTTAAGAGACAAATTCCTCTTtcagagaaagaaaaggagaaggaaaGGAGGAATGCAGCTCCTTGGAAATCCATGGATGCTTGGAAAGAGAAGAGGAATTGGGAGGAAATACTTTCATCTCCTTTCCGTGTCTCTACACGTGTATCACATTCTCCTGGTATGAGCAGGAAAAGTGCGGAGCGTGCACGCATATTGCGGGATAAACTAATGTCTcctgagaagaagaagaagaaagctgCTATTGATCTGAaaaaagaagcagaagaaaagCATGCTCGGGCAATGAGAATTAGAAGTGAGCTGGAGAATGAGAGAGTTCAAAAGCTTCAGCGTAACTCAGAAAAATTAAATCGGGTAAATGAATGGCAAGCTGTCCGCAATATGAAGTTAAGAGAGGGAATGTTTGCTCGCCACCAACGTGGTGAATCTCGACATGAAGCTTTTCTAGCTCAAGTTGTGAAGAGAGCTGGTGATGAAAGCAGTAAAGTTAACGAGGTTCGTTTTATTACTTCCttaaatgaagaaaacaaaaagcttATATTGCGCCAGAAACTTCATGATTCAGAGTTGAGGAGAGCTGAAAAACTTCAAGTTataaaaactaaacaaaaagaGGATATGGCTAGAGAAGAGGCTGTGTTAGAACGCAGGAAACTCATTGAAGCCGAGAAATTACAACGCCTTGCTGAAACACAGCGGAAGAAAGAAGAGGCTCAAATTAGAAGAGAAGAGGAGCGCAAAGCATCCAGTGCAGCACGTGAAGCAAGGGCCATGGAACAACTTCGGAGAAAGGAGGAAAGAGTGAAAGCCCAGCAAGAGGAAGCTGAACTTATGGCACAGAAACTAGCAGAGCGACTTAGTGAAAGTGAACAACGTCGCAAGTTTTACCTGGAGCAAATCCGAGAGAGAGCTTCTATGGATTTCAGGGATCAACCTTCACCTTTGTCGCGCCGATCTGTAATCAAGGATGGGCAGGGTAGAGTTAATGAAGACTATCAAGCAAACATCATTACCGGCTTAGGAGGTTCTGCTCTTGCAATGGGAAATGTTACAATGCAACATTCTTTGAAGCGAAGGATTAAAAGAATTAGACAAAGGCTTATGGCtcttaaatatgaatttccTGAGCCTCCTGTTGGTGCTGAAAATGCTGGTATTGGATATAGAACGGCTGTGGGAACTGCAAGAATGAAAATTGGGAGGTGGCTTCAAGAACTTCAAAGACTTCGGCAAGCTAGAAAAGAAGGGGCTGCAAGTATAGGGTTAATAATTGCAGAAATGATCAAG tatttggagggaaaggacCCTGAGCTGCAAGCTTCTCGACAAGCTGGTTtacttgattttattgcttCTGCCTTGCCTGCTTCTCATACATCAAAACCTGAAGCTTGCCAGGTGACAATACACCTTTTGAAGCTTCTCAGGGTGGTTCTATCTGTGGCTGCAAACAGGAGCTATTTTCTTGCACAGAACCTTTTACCCCAATCATCCCAATGCTATCAGCTGCACTTGAGAACTATATAA
- the LOC121234212 gene encoding uncharacterized protein LOC121234212 isoform X1, whose amino-acid sequence MENSGEAVDDQGSGWFQVKKKHRSSSKFSLQSWVGGFSGKNPSNFLHSQPSLNENNGNSRGKRRSQLPKAGGNNAVGSQSSVINSIPVLDEDKKGVLFLDKCVVQQDKESTNLLPLPVANLNGGTGDIEKTTQKDKPDVVHKIKWGDLEDDALLLHHENADGAGIKFGDIGSHNLDACRKNVNNHYLVSSVASCANPQHNNLVATADADICGNEVSEKNCISVEDAEVPIANDQKLDPDDEVSNCKDIHTEHVKSVNGDLSSTGFSCAEVVGIEFNLQAPDIIPDADDTDSSEIPVTSGGSSAAAIDQNAELFPPKKSGSEISGDSTVTDPIEDQGAPSEDTIQDDSSSMQIGNSLGECQTGESKERFRQRLWCFLFENLNRAVDELYLLCELECDVEQMKEAILVLEEAASDFKELNARVEEFENVKRSSPQLIDGAPITLKSDHRRPHALSWEVRRMTTSTHKAEILSSSLEAFKKIQKERASMCTSNDAKILGSECYFQSGDNLNKSSEKTDATPNARDSQIKSRRQSASTDFIQGNITGEKRNIESGRSCKVNLVQNGRVPPHNSSFSEFSSSRPPPRDISAAFTAGKSKREQPGPDADRFLSKKEKNLAESVVEKNSKSTDHFKRQIPLSEKEKEKERRNAAPWKSMDAWKEKRNWEEILSSPFRVSTRVSHSPGMSRKSAERARILRDKLMSPEKKKKKAAIDLKKEAEEKHARAMRIRSELENERVQKLQRNSEKLNRVNEWQAVRNMKLREGMFARHQRGESRHEAFLAQVVKRAGDESSKVNEVRFITSLNEENKKLILRQKLHDSELRRAEKLQVIKTKQKEDMAREEAVLERRKLIEAEKLQRLAETQRKKEEAQIRREEERKASSAAREARAMEQLRRKEERVKAQQEEAELMAQKLAERLSESEQRRKFYLEQIRERASMDFRDQPSPLSRRSVIKDGQGRVNEDYQANIITGLGGSALAMGNVTMQHSLKRRIKRIRQRLMALKYEFPEPPVGAENAGIGYRTAVGTARMKIGRWLQELQRLRQARKEGAASIGLIIAEMIKYLEGKDPELQASRQAGLLDFIASALPASHTSKPEACQVTIHLLKLLRVVLSVAANRSYFLAQNLLPQSSQCYQLHLRTI is encoded by the exons AAGCATAGAAGTAGTTCAAAGTTCTCTCTACAGAGTTGGGTTGGGGGATTCTCAGGAAAGAATCCTTCGAATTTTTTGCATTCTCAGCCCTCATTGAatgaaaataatggaaattCAAGAGGTAAGCGCAGATCCCAGCTTCCCAAGGCAGGGGGAAATAATGCTGTAGGAAGCCAAAGTAGTGTTATAAATTCTATTCCTGTCCTGGATGAAGACAAAAAAGGCGTGCTCTTTCTTGACAAATGTGTAGTCCAACAAGATAAGGAGTCTACTAATTTGCTTCCATTGCCTGTTGCAAATTTGAATGGTGGAACTGGAGATATTGAGAAAACTACTCAAAAAGACAAGCCTGATGTTGTTCACAAAATCAAGTGGGGTGATCTAGAGGATGATGCTTTGCTCCTGCATCATGAAAACGCTGATGGAGCAGGTATAAAGTTTGGTGATATTGGAAGTCATAACCTGGATGCCTGTAGGAAGAATGTGAATAATCATTATTTGGTTTCCTCTGTTGCTTCTTGTGCTAACCCCCAACACAACAACTTGGTGGCAACTGCAGATGCAGATATATGTGGAAATGAGGTTTCTGAAAAGAACTGTATATCTGTAGAAGATGCAGAAGTACCGATTGCGAATGATCAAAAGCTTGATCCAGATGATGAAGTTTCGAACTGCAAGGATATACACACTGAACACGTGAAATCTGTAAATGGTGATCTTTCTAgtactggattttcatgtgctGAAGTGGTAGGTATAGAGTTCAACCTTCAGGCACCTGACATTATACCTGACGCAGATGACACAGATAGTTCTGAAATACCGGTGACAAGCGGGGGTTCAAGCGCGGCAGCAATTGACCAAAATGCTGAGTTATTTCCACCCAAAAAGAGTGGATCTGAAATATCAGGAGACTCTACTGTCACAGACCCTATTGAAGATCAAGGGGCTCCATCGGAAGATACAATACAGGATGATAGTTCAAGCATGCAGATTGGGAATTCCCTTGGAGAATGTCAAACGGGTGAAAGCAAAGAAAGGTTTAGGCAGCGACTTTGGTGCTTTCTCTTTGAGAATCTTAATAGGGCTGTAGACGAACTTTATCTTCTGTGTGAACTAGAATGTGATGTAGAACAGATGAAAGAGGCCATTCTTGTTCTTGAAGAGGCTGCATCTGATTTTAAAGAACTAAATGCTAGAGTGGAGGAGTTTGAGAATGTGAAGAGGTCCTCTCCTCAGCTAATTGATGGGGCACCAATCACATTGAAGAGTGACCATCGCAGGCCACACGCCCTTTCATGGGAG GTACGAAGAATGACGACTTCAACACACAAAGCAGAGATACTGTCATCATCTCTTGAGGcttttaagaaaattcaaaaagaaagagcTAGTATGTGCACATCTAATGATGCAAAAATCCTTGGGTCTGAGTGTTATTTTCAGTCTGGTGATAATCTGAATAAATCATCTGAGAAAACTGATGCAACACCCAATGCTAGAGACTCGCAAATAAAGTCAAGAAGACAGAGTGCAAGTACAGATTTCATTCAGGGAAATATTACTGGGGAAAAGCGGAATATTGAGTCAGGCAGGTCTTGCAAAGTAAACTTAGTACAAAATGGACGTGTCCCTCCCCATAACTCATCCTTTTCTGAATTTAGTTCCTCTAGGCCACCTCCTAGGGATATTTCTGCTGCTTTTACTGCTGGAAAGAGTAAGAGAGAACAACCTGGACCTGATGCAGATAGGTttctttctaaaaaagaaaagaatttggCAGAAAGTGTTGttgaaaaaaattccaaatctACAGATCATTTTAAGAGACAAATTCCTCTTtcagagaaagaaaaggagaaggaaaGGAGGAATGCAGCTCCTTGGAAATCCATGGATGCTTGGAAAGAGAAGAGGAATTGGGAGGAAATACTTTCATCTCCTTTCCGTGTCTCTACACGTGTATCACATTCTCCTGGTATGAGCAGGAAAAGTGCGGAGCGTGCACGCATATTGCGGGATAAACTAATGTCTcctgagaagaagaagaagaaagctgCTATTGATCTGAaaaaagaagcagaagaaaagCATGCTCGGGCAATGAGAATTAGAAGTGAGCTGGAGAATGAGAGAGTTCAAAAGCTTCAGCGTAACTCAGAAAAATTAAATCGGGTAAATGAATGGCAAGCTGTCCGCAATATGAAGTTAAGAGAGGGAATGTTTGCTCGCCACCAACGTGGTGAATCTCGACATGAAGCTTTTCTAGCTCAAGTTGTGAAGAGAGCTGGTGATGAAAGCAGTAAAGTTAACGAGGTTCGTTTTATTACTTCCttaaatgaagaaaacaaaaagcttATATTGCGCCAGAAACTTCATGATTCAGAGTTGAGGAGAGCTGAAAAACTTCAAGTTataaaaactaaacaaaaagaGGATATGGCTAGAGAAGAGGCTGTGTTAGAACGCAGGAAACTCATTGAAGCCGAGAAATTACAACGCCTTGCTGAAACACAGCGGAAGAAAGAAGAGGCTCAAATTAGAAGAGAAGAGGAGCGCAAAGCATCCAGTGCAGCACGTGAAGCAAGGGCCATGGAACAACTTCGGAGAAAGGAGGAAAGAGTGAAAGCCCAGCAAGAGGAAGCTGAACTTATGGCACAGAAACTAGCAGAGCGACTTAGTGAAAGTGAACAACGTCGCAAGTTTTACCTGGAGCAAATCCGAGAGAGAGCTTCTATGGATTTCAGGGATCAACCTTCACCTTTGTCGCGCCGATCTGTAATCAAGGATGGGCAGGGTAGAGTTAATGAAGACTATCAAGCAAACATCATTACCGGCTTAGGAGGTTCTGCTCTTGCAATGGGAAATGTTACAATGCAACATTCTTTGAAGCGAAGGATTAAAAGAATTAGACAAAGGCTTATGGCtcttaaatatgaatttccTGAGCCTCCTGTTGGTGCTGAAAATGCTGGTATTGGATATAGAACGGCTGTGGGAACTGCAAGAATGAAAATTGGGAGGTGGCTTCAAGAACTTCAAAGACTTCGGCAAGCTAGAAAAGAAGGGGCTGCAAGTATAGGGTTAATAATTGCAGAAATGATCAAG tatttggagggaaaggacCCTGAGCTGCAAGCTTCTCGACAAGCTGGTTtacttgattttattgcttCTGCCTTGCCTGCTTCTCATACATCAAAACCTGAAGCTTGCCAGGTGACAATACACCTTTTGAAGCTTCTCAGGGTGGTTCTATCTGTGGCTGCAAACAGGAGCTATTTTCTTGCACAGAACCTTTTACCCCAATCATCCCAATGCTATCAGCTGCACTTGAGAACTATATAA